Genomic segment of Truepera radiovictrix DSM 17093:
CAGATGCGAGACGTCTACGGCGCCAAAAACCCCAAGTCGTGGATGCTGCGCACGCACGCGCAGACGGCCGGGGTGTCGCTGACCGCGCAGCAGCCCCTGGTCAACATCGCCCGCGTCGCCATCCAGGCGCTCGCCGGGGTCTTGGGCGGCACCAACAGCCTGCACACCGACGCGTATGACGAGGCGCTCGCCTTGCCGACCGAGGAGGCGGCGACCATCGCGCTGCGCACGCAGCAGGTGATCGCCTACGAAACGGGCGTCGCGAACACCGTCGACCCCTTGGCCGGGTCGTACTACCTCGAATCGCTCACCGACGAGATGGAGCGGCAGTGCCTGGAGATCTTCGAGCAGATCGACGCTCTGGGCGGGGTCGAGCGCGCCATCGACGCCGGTTACTTCGCCGCCGAGATCGGCGAGGCCAGTTATCAACAGCAGCGCGAGTTCGACAGCAAAGAGCGCCTGACGGTCGGGGTCAACGCCTTCGTCTCCGAAAGCCCCGAAACGCCCCTTTTGCCCTTTGACCCCGAGGTCGAGCGGGTGCAGCAAGAACGCCTCGAGCGCGTCCGGCGCGAGCGCAACCCGCAAGCCGCCGAGAGCGCGTTAGAGGCGCTGCGCGACGCCGCCAAAGCGGGCCGCAACACCATGCCCGCCTTTATGGCCTGCGCCCACGCCTACTGCACCCTGGGCGAGCAGATGGACGTGCTGCGCGAGGTGTACGGGGTGTATGAAGAGCCGGTGATGGTGTAGCGCCAGCGGCGTGGGCCCCCTTGCCGGCCCGCGCCTCACCCAACAGCCGTGCTCGAGCTGCACCGTCAGCGTCGGCGCCGACCGCAAAAGCTCAGCTTAGAACCCGCGCCTTCTTAACGGATGCGTGCTGCTAGCAGCCCTGCACCGGGCAGGGCACCGGCGGCGGAGCTACGGGTACACAGTGCATGAACACAGAGGGGGCGGCCCACCCGGCTGCGTTATAGTAGCGCCATGGAACAGCGCAGGATTCGCGTACTTATCGCTAAACCCGGTCTCGACGGGCACGACCGCGGCGCCAAGGTGATCGCTAGGGCCCTGCGCGACGCTGGGATGGAGGTGATCTACACGGGGCTGCGCCAAACGAGCGACATGATCGTCAGCGCGGCGGTGCAAGAAGACGTCGACGTCGTCGGGCTCTCGATCCTCTCGGGCGCCCACCTGCACTACTTCAAAGAGGTCACCGACAAGCTCAAAGAGCGCGGCGCCGACGACATCTTGGTCTTTGGGGGCGGCATCGTCCCCGACGAGGACATCCCGAAGCTCAAAGCGATGGGGGTCGCTGAGATCTTCACCCCGGGCACCAGCACCCAGGAGGTCGTGCAGTTTCTGCGCGAGCGGCTGCCCGAGCGCAAGGCGCAGGAGGTCTAGCCTCGCTACGGGTTCCTGACCGCCCTCACGCGCGTCCCCGAACCCCTCGGCGCTGGGCAAAACCACAATTTTTCACAGCCTTAAGTGAGCCTTGGTGTAATCTTTACGGGAACCTATGCTAGAGTGAGGGTACCTAC
This window contains:
- a CDS encoding cobalamin B12-binding domain-containing protein, translated to MEQRRIRVLIAKPGLDGHDRGAKVIARALRDAGMEVIYTGLRQTSDMIVSAAVQEDVDVVGLSILSGAHLHYFKEVTDKLKERGADDILVFGGGIVPDEDIPKLKAMGVAEIFTPGTSTQEVVQFLRERLPERKAQEV